Proteins encoded by one window of Acidipropionibacterium virtanenii:
- a CDS encoding sensor histidine kinase codes for MTLIGVPLLGVTAWAAAGWVLAGALLVVLTVLLVRTRRWHAELRRVRDQIAARSRRGSVEPLELALGDRELDALVALFDTQLAAERRETVAGRGREERLRGQIADISHDLKTPLIAVKGYLQLLARDGMGGAAGEPDGPGRDRERLEIVNRRVDDLSRLLDDFFELSVLDAPGEAVDLAPVDATALVGEVLVGFHTSFETAGVEPEVSLPGHPVMVLAEETSLARMVRNLVANALSYTTGGVWIGLTEVPGDPTDGEAGQEVGRAGRVRLTVRNDAAGMTPRAVDRLFERYYRADSARTGPHAGLGLAIVGALARQMGGGATARLDGGTLSIEVLLDRAG; via the coding sequence GTGACGTTGATTGGCGTGCCGTTGCTGGGTGTGACGGCGTGGGCGGCGGCCGGCTGGGTGCTGGCCGGGGCGCTGCTCGTCGTCCTGACGGTCCTGCTGGTGCGCACCCGGCGCTGGCATGCCGAGCTGCGTCGCGTCCGGGATCAGATCGCGGCGCGGTCGCGGAGGGGATCGGTGGAGCCGCTGGAGCTGGCGCTGGGCGATCGGGAGCTTGACGCCCTGGTGGCGCTGTTCGACACACAACTGGCCGCCGAGCGTCGCGAGACGGTCGCCGGGCGGGGGCGGGAGGAGAGGCTGCGCGGCCAGATCGCCGACATCTCCCACGACCTCAAGACCCCGCTCATCGCCGTCAAGGGGTACCTGCAACTGCTGGCCCGCGACGGCATGGGCGGTGCGGCCGGCGAGCCCGATGGGCCCGGGCGGGACCGGGAGCGGCTGGAGATCGTCAACCGCCGGGTGGATGATCTGTCGCGGCTGCTGGACGACTTCTTCGAACTGTCGGTGCTGGACGCCCCCGGCGAGGCCGTCGACCTGGCCCCGGTCGATGCGACGGCGCTGGTCGGGGAGGTGCTGGTGGGCTTCCACACCTCCTTCGAGACCGCCGGGGTGGAGCCTGAGGTGAGCCTGCCCGGCCATCCCGTGATGGTGCTCGCTGAGGAGACCTCGCTGGCGAGGATGGTGCGCAACCTGGTGGCCAATGCGCTGAGCTACACCACCGGCGGGGTGTGGATCGGGCTGACCGAGGTGCCGGGCGACCCGACCGACGGGGAGGCCGGGCAGGAGGTCGGAAGGGCTGGTCGGGTGAGGCTGACCGTCCGCAATGATGCCGCGGGGATGACGCCGCGGGCCGTCGATCGGCTCTTCGAGCGCTATTACCGGGCCGACTCGGCCCGCACCGGACCGCATGCCGGTCTGGGGCTGGCGATCGTGGGGGCGCTCGCCCGGCAGATGGGCGGCGGCGCCACGGCCCGGCTGGACGGCGGCACGCTGAGCATCGAGGTGCTGCTGGACCGGGCCGGTTGA
- a CDS encoding adenosine deaminase, whose protein sequence is MTLSPDLVRLSPKVVLHDHLDGGLRPATVLDLARAQGISAPGSTADEVADWFFRTADSGSLTRYLETFDVTVGLMQTPEALQRVAREYVEDMASDHVIYAETRWAPQQHAAGGLTMAEAVDAVQAGLDEGMAEVAELGRPVVVNQLITMMRQLDPDPALAVLVTERLGHGVVGVDLAGPEAGFGPGRFLDLFDDIAEAGGHVTIHAGEGDGPGSIRAALECGAERLGHGARLAEDITSYGSGILQLGEVAAEVLQAAIALEVCPSSNVQTGLCPSVGDHPVGLLWQAGLPVTISPDNRLMSRTSASRELSLTGEALGWELEDLHHVAVTAADAAFCDEATREIIRERLDEGFAGL, encoded by the coding sequence ATGACGCTCAGCCCCGACCTCGTCCGACTCTCCCCCAAGGTGGTCCTCCACGATCACCTCGACGGCGGGTTGCGCCCGGCGACCGTCCTCGACCTGGCTCGCGCCCAGGGGATCAGTGCTCCCGGCAGCACCGCTGATGAGGTGGCCGACTGGTTCTTCAGGACCGCGGACTCCGGCTCCCTGACCCGCTACCTGGAGACCTTCGACGTCACGGTCGGGCTCATGCAGACCCCCGAGGCGCTGCAGCGGGTGGCTCGCGAGTACGTCGAGGACATGGCCTCGGACCACGTCATCTACGCCGAGACCCGGTGGGCGCCGCAACAGCACGCCGCCGGGGGGCTGACGATGGCCGAGGCGGTCGACGCCGTCCAGGCCGGGCTCGACGAGGGTATGGCCGAGGTCGCCGAGCTCGGACGGCCCGTCGTCGTCAACCAGCTCATCACCATGATGCGCCAGCTCGACCCCGACCCGGCACTGGCCGTCCTCGTCACCGAGAGGCTGGGGCACGGAGTGGTCGGCGTCGACCTGGCGGGGCCGGAGGCAGGATTCGGACCGGGGCGGTTCCTCGACCTGTTCGACGACATCGCCGAGGCCGGCGGGCACGTCACCATCCATGCCGGGGAGGGCGACGGCCCGGGATCGATCCGCGCGGCCCTGGAGTGCGGTGCGGAGAGGCTGGGGCACGGAGCACGGTTGGCCGAGGACATCACGTCCTACGGCTCCGGGATCCTGCAGCTGGGAGAGGTCGCCGCAGAGGTCCTCCAGGCGGCGATCGCCCTGGAGGTGTGCCCCTCCTCGAATGTTCAGACCGGGCTGTGCCCGAGCGTCGGTGATCACCCGGTGGGTCTGCTGTGGCAGGCGGGGCTGCCGGTGACGATCTCCCCCGACAACCGCCTCATGAGTCGTACCTCGGCCAGCCGCGAACTCAGCCTCACCGGCGAGGCGCTGGGATGGGAACTGGAGGATCTCCATCACGTCGCGGTCACCGCCGCCGACGCCGCCTTCTGCGACGAGGCCACCCGCGAGATCATCCGGGAGAGGCTGGATGAGGGGTTCGCCGGGCTGTAG
- a CDS encoding citrate synthase yields the protein MSETARFIDGDTEFEFDRVVASDGQIGYDASGFLNETGNLFLDPAFVNTASCDSRITYIDGDNGVLRYRGYPIEQLATHSTYLETAYLVIYGDLPSAAELKTFEERIRRSTLIDERMRDLFRCFPRRSHPMPVLAAGVMALSTFSEKSAGIEPDQVENATDRLIAKMPTLAAFSYKNSVGQPTLYPDNSLSYIENFIRMSFGFPTEAYEFNDEITRALEVLLILHVDHEQNCSTSTVRMVGSSGANLYSAVSAGTNALSGPKHGGANQAVIEMLQGIRDSGMSTREFVSQVKDHKSNVKLMGFGHRIYKNYDPRAAIIKEHADNILKLHSGRQDLLEIAQELEETAMSDDYFRERKLYPNVDFYSGLIYEAMGFPVNMFTVLFAIGRLPGWIAHYREQLATSNKIWRPRQIYTGEQERAYRPVDLRP from the coding sequence ATGAGCGAGACAGCACGTTTCATCGACGGCGACACCGAGTTCGAGTTCGACAGGGTCGTCGCCAGCGACGGCCAGATCGGCTACGACGCCTCGGGGTTCCTCAACGAGACCGGGAACCTGTTCCTGGACCCGGCCTTCGTCAACACGGCCTCGTGCGACTCGAGGATCACCTACATCGACGGCGACAACGGCGTGCTCCGCTACCGCGGGTACCCGATCGAGCAGCTCGCCACGCACTCGACCTATCTGGAGACCGCCTACCTCGTGATCTACGGGGATCTCCCCAGCGCCGCGGAGCTCAAGACCTTCGAGGAGCGGATCCGCCGCTCCACCCTCATCGACGAGCGGATGCGCGACCTGTTCCGCTGCTTCCCCCGCCGCTCCCACCCGATGCCCGTGCTGGCGGCCGGCGTCATGGCCCTGTCGACCTTCTCCGAGAAGAGCGCCGGAATCGAGCCCGACCAGGTGGAGAACGCCACCGACCGGCTCATCGCCAAGATGCCGACCCTGGCCGCCTTCTCCTACAAGAACTCGGTGGGCCAGCCCACCCTGTACCCCGACAACTCGCTGTCCTACATCGAGAACTTCATCCGGATGAGCTTCGGCTTCCCCACCGAGGCCTACGAGTTCAACGACGAGATCACCCGGGCCCTGGAGGTGCTGCTCATCCTTCACGTCGACCACGAGCAGAACTGCTCGACGTCGACGGTGCGGATGGTGGGCTCCTCGGGAGCCAACCTCTACTCGGCGGTCTCGGCCGGCACCAACGCGCTGTCCGGACCCAAGCACGGAGGCGCGAACCAGGCCGTCATCGAGATGCTGCAGGGCATTCGCGATTCCGGCATGTCGACCCGCGAATTCGTGAGCCAGGTCAAGGACCACAAGTCCAACGTCAAGCTGATGGGCTTCGGGCACCGGATCTACAAGAACTACGATCCGCGCGCCGCGATCATCAAGGAGCACGCCGACAACATCCTCAAGCTCCACTCCGGGCGCCAGGACCTCCTGGAGATCGCCCAGGAGCTGGAGGAGACGGCGATGTCGGACGACTACTTCCGAGAGCGCAAGCTCTACCCGAATGTGGACTTCTACTCCGGTCTCATCTACGAGGCGATGGGCTTCCCGGTGAACATGTTCACGGTGCTCTTCGCCATCGGACGCCTGCCCGGCTGGATCGCCCATTACCGCGAGCAGCTGGCCACCAGCAACAAGATCTGGCGGCCGCGCCAGATCTACACCGGCGAGCAGGAGAGGGCCTACCGCCCGGTGGATCTGCGCCCCTGA
- a CDS encoding septal ring lytic transglycosylase RlpA family protein yields the protein MILQKLRGLSATVALGVVLTAGVPAIVGSIAQAATTTLHASAAVNVRTGPGTSNARIGVLYPGDEVAATGSSVDGWTPVTYQGRKAWVSTRYLAGGGYTPDTTTTSAAGSAWTTANLNLRAGAGASQRVIATLPRGTEVTRTGKVSGEWTAVTSDKGSGWVHGNYLSASQVTAVNTSKASSAPVGNTAPTGKAAPSTVGTRYATTTLNLWTAATGSRYVGTVDRGTALKYTGTVSNGRTQVVVKGAARWVTSDYLSASRPSSRKNSSAASRSSSRSGEGQATTTGSCRASYYDEDQLTANGERFNTNDYTAAHKTLKFNTRVRVTNPANGKSTVVRINDRGPYVSGRCLDLSTAAFSAIASTGSGVIAVKYTVLG from the coding sequence GTGATTCTGCAGAAGCTGCGCGGACTCTCCGCGACCGTCGCGCTGGGAGTCGTGCTCACCGCCGGCGTGCCGGCGATCGTCGGCTCGATCGCCCAGGCCGCGACCACCACCCTTCATGCCAGCGCGGCTGTGAACGTGCGCACCGGGCCCGGCACCTCGAACGCGAGGATCGGCGTCCTGTACCCCGGCGATGAAGTGGCCGCGACCGGGTCCTCTGTCGACGGCTGGACGCCGGTGACCTACCAGGGCCGCAAGGCCTGGGTGTCGACCAGATACCTCGCCGGTGGCGGCTACACACCGGATACGACCACCACCAGCGCCGCCGGATCCGCCTGGACCACTGCCAACCTCAACCTGCGCGCCGGCGCCGGGGCGAGCCAGCGCGTCATCGCCACCCTGCCGCGCGGCACCGAGGTGACCCGCACCGGGAAGGTCTCCGGGGAGTGGACCGCAGTGACCTCCGACAAGGGTTCGGGCTGGGTCCACGGCAACTACCTGTCGGCCTCGCAGGTCACGGCCGTCAACACCTCGAAGGCCTCCAGCGCCCCGGTCGGCAATACTGCACCGACCGGAAAGGCCGCACCCTCGACCGTCGGCACCAGATACGCCACCACCACGCTGAACCTGTGGACGGCGGCCACCGGCTCCCGCTACGTCGGTACCGTCGACCGCGGTACCGCGCTGAAGTACACCGGCACGGTGAGCAACGGGCGCACCCAGGTGGTCGTCAAGGGGGCCGCCCGCTGGGTGACCAGCGACTACCTGTCGGCGAGCAGGCCCTCCTCGAGGAAGAACTCGTCGGCCGCATCCAGGTCGTCGTCCCGGTCGGGGGAGGGCCAGGCCACCACGACAGGATCGTGCCGGGCCTCCTACTACGACGAGGACCAGTTGACGGCCAACGGCGAGCGGTTCAACACCAATGACTACACGGCCGCCCACAAGACCCTGAAGTTCAATACGCGGGTGCGGGTCACCAATCCGGCCAACGGGAAGTCGACCGTGGTGCGGATCAACGACCGCGGTCCCTACGTCTCGGGACGCTGCCTCGACCTGTCCACGGCCGCCTTCTCGGCGATCGCCAGCACCGGTTCCGGGGTCATCGCGGTGAAGTACACCGTTCTGGGCTGA
- a CDS encoding L,D-transpeptidase: MAIAGCSSTSKAAKETSGAAKPSTTPTPTQKPSPATVAVSAQHPLTAVQPTDALTFAVTNGTLTSVAVTNADGEPVDGALSGTDPKKVWTPKAPFRIGSTYTVVATLTGQTGTAKSTTRLTTMSGDTNTTNLLYEDMDVGVGMPVIIKFDNEVADAAKRKAIQNAMTITTTPQQEGAWGWIDNAQLMWRPKEYWKAGTKITVSGKVAGLPTSSHRFLQDNISGSITIGDSRILYVDIANYKMRVTKNGSTVKTIPITTGKANFATRSGTKVIIERDSALTMDSTTVGIPKGDPEYYKLDVKWAMRVTYTGEFIHAAPWSAGSQGSANVSHGCVGTSMADGQWLFNFSRAGDVVVNTGSNRHFQPEQGIGCWCYDWAGWQKLSAV; the protein is encoded by the coding sequence CTGGCGATTGCCGGGTGCAGCTCCACATCCAAGGCTGCCAAGGAGACGTCCGGAGCGGCGAAGCCCTCCACCACCCCGACTCCGACCCAGAAGCCCAGCCCCGCCACGGTGGCTGTGAGTGCGCAGCACCCGCTGACCGCCGTCCAGCCCACCGACGCCCTGACCTTCGCAGTGACCAACGGCACGCTGACGTCGGTGGCCGTCACCAATGCCGACGGCGAGCCGGTCGACGGTGCCCTGTCCGGCACCGACCCGAAGAAGGTCTGGACCCCCAAGGCGCCCTTCCGGATCGGTAGCACCTACACCGTCGTCGCCACCCTCACCGGACAGACCGGCACCGCGAAGTCCACCACCAGGCTCACCACGATGAGCGGCGACACCAACACCACCAATCTTCTCTACGAGGACATGGACGTCGGCGTCGGCATGCCGGTGATCATCAAGTTCGACAACGAGGTCGCCGACGCCGCCAAGCGCAAGGCCATCCAGAACGCCATGACGATCACCACCACCCCGCAGCAGGAGGGCGCGTGGGGCTGGATCGACAACGCTCAGCTGATGTGGCGGCCCAAGGAGTACTGGAAGGCCGGCACGAAGATCACCGTCTCCGGGAAGGTCGCCGGACTGCCCACGTCCAGCCATCGCTTCCTCCAGGACAACATCTCCGGCAGCATCACCATCGGCGACTCCCGGATCCTCTACGTGGACATCGCCAACTACAAGATGCGCGTCACGAAGAACGGCAGCACCGTCAAGACGATCCCGATCACCACCGGCAAGGCGAACTTCGCGACCCGGTCCGGCACCAAGGTGATCATCGAGCGCGACTCCGCTCTCACCATGGATTCGACGACGGTCGGCATCCCCAAGGGCGATCCCGAGTACTACAAGCTCGACGTCAAGTGGGCCATGCGGGTCACCTACACCGGCGAGTTCATCCACGCGGCCCCGTGGTCGGCGGGCTCCCAGGGCTCGGCCAACGTGTCCCACGGCTGCGTGGGCACCTCGATGGCCGACGGCCAGTGGCTGTTCAACTTCTCCCGGGCCGGCGACGTCGTCGTCAACACCGGCTCCAACCGCCACTTCCAGCCCGAGCAGGGCATCGGCTGCTGGTGCTATGACTGGGCCGGGTGGCAGAAGCTCAGCGCTGTGTAA
- a CDS encoding sulfite exporter TauE/SafE family protein: MSMIWVALIVVAMLIALDKAMLPGAAILGIGALAQLIPAKEATGITLAMCILGDWMTIWAYRRDVDWKTLGRLLPNVVIGVVLGAAFLFWADDTVTKRVIGVIILVFVGWNVITMWRKKRMGYGEGGHAPVAEDVEPGAVEAESGAIPALGAEPGETATVAEPVVTRTASEAMADAEPPRGARFKRPVFGGLAGFTTMVANAGGPVTSMYFMTEGFPVRLFLGTGAWFYLVLNLVKLPFSIGLGMLTTKYLIPLLIAIPFMIATVAFGRWVSGRINKAVFNTLVIVLTVVTGVTLLI, encoded by the coding sequence ATGTCCATGATCTGGGTGGCTCTCATCGTGGTGGCGATGCTCATCGCCCTCGACAAGGCGATGCTCCCGGGGGCGGCGATCCTGGGGATCGGGGCGCTGGCGCAGCTGATCCCGGCCAAGGAGGCCACCGGAATCACCCTGGCCATGTGCATCCTGGGCGACTGGATGACGATCTGGGCCTACCGCCGTGACGTCGACTGGAAGACCCTGGGCCGGCTGCTGCCCAATGTGGTGATCGGCGTGGTGCTGGGCGCCGCCTTCCTGTTCTGGGCCGACGACACGGTGACGAAACGGGTCATCGGCGTCATCATCCTGGTCTTCGTCGGCTGGAACGTCATCACGATGTGGCGCAAGAAGCGGATGGGCTACGGCGAGGGCGGTCATGCGCCGGTGGCCGAGGACGTCGAGCCCGGCGCGGTCGAGGCCGAGAGCGGGGCGATCCCGGCGCTGGGCGCCGAACCGGGGGAGACGGCGACCGTAGCCGAACCCGTCGTCACCCGGACCGCCTCGGAGGCCATGGCCGACGCCGAGCCGCCCCGCGGGGCGAGGTTCAAGCGGCCGGTCTTCGGCGGCCTGGCCGGATTCACCACGATGGTCGCCAATGCCGGTGGTCCGGTGACCTCGATGTACTTCATGACCGAGGGCTTCCCGGTGCGACTCTTCCTGGGTACCGGGGCGTGGTTCTACCTCGTGCTCAACCTGGTGAAGCTGCCCTTCTCGATCGGGCTGGGGATGCTCACCACCAAGTACCTGATCCCCCTGCTCATCGCGATCCCGTTCATGATCGCCACGGTGGCGTTCGGCCGGTGGGTCTCGGGGAGGATCAACAAGGCGGTGTTCAACACCCTCGTCATCGTGTTGACGGTCGTGACAGGCGTCACGCTGCTGATCTGA
- a CDS encoding LppX_LprAFG lipoprotein, which yields MKNSIRRGAAGLIAALALGGLAGCGGNGAATSSSGGGSGAASSAAQKASTASFPFKKGTVDAKDFVTRMGAAQKKLKSYHSEGTVVATIEGRAVTVKVTGDTDQSDPDKPMTHSTMTGAGQNMETVSDGSRTWVKTGGKWVASDSAQNSGFNQAMALSQLADAATSAEYKGKESGGHHFVLQLDGAKMAGSSGSSASASASGTVPADYWTNDDLAPVRTRMAITSSGNKTTIDMTMSKFDEPVTIPEVS from the coding sequence ATGAAGAACTCGATCCGGCGCGGCGCCGCCGGCCTCATCGCAGCACTGGCGCTCGGCGGCCTCGCCGGGTGCGGCGGGAACGGCGCGGCGACGTCGTCATCGGGCGGCGGCTCCGGCGCGGCATCGTCCGCGGCCCAGAAGGCGAGCACGGCGTCATTCCCCTTCAAGAAGGGAACGGTCGACGCCAAGGACTTCGTCACCCGGATGGGCGCCGCCCAGAAGAAGCTCAAGAGCTATCACTCGGAAGGCACGGTTGTGGCGACGATCGAGGGCCGGGCGGTGACGGTGAAGGTGACCGGTGACACCGATCAGAGCGATCCGGACAAGCCCATGACGCACTCGACGATGACCGGCGCAGGTCAGAACATGGAGACGGTGTCGGACGGCTCCAGGACCTGGGTGAAGACCGGTGGCAAATGGGTCGCCTCCGACTCCGCGCAGAACAGCGGCTTCAACCAGGCGATGGCGCTCTCCCAGCTGGCTGACGCCGCGACGTCGGCCGAGTACAAGGGCAAGGAGTCCGGAGGCCACCACTTCGTCCTGCAGCTCGACGGGGCGAAGATGGCAGGGTCCTCGGGGTCGTCGGCGAGCGCCTCGGCCTCCGGCACGGTGCCCGCCGACTACTGGACGAATGACGATCTGGCACCGGTCAGGACCAGGATGGCGATCACCAGCTCCGGTAACAAGACCACCATCGACATGACCATGTCGAAGTTCGACGAGCCGGTGACGATCCCGGAAGTGAGTTGA
- a CDS encoding SOS response-associated peptidase, which yields MCTLEGVPPEEAMMCGRYGLSLGAEDLARVYQAIGDDIDGWTPHYSVAPSTTIPVLRARPDEDAGSPDGIRVLEPARWGFKPSWAKEKGPRPINARLETVATNGMFRNAMRSARCVVPMTGYYEWTEEGGKKVPHWIHADGRLLNAVSVAAASRTDDGWLVTVAIVTTTATDSAGQVHDRMPVFLDEDDLDEWLTPGKLDETGVNGLVSLAGEDAARIAGHLDTYRVDPRVNNVRRIDPSAPDLIEPVEDLFGI from the coding sequence ATGTGCACACTGGAAGGCGTCCCACCTGAGGAGGCCATGATGTGCGGACGGTACGGGCTTTCACTGGGAGCCGAGGACCTCGCCCGGGTCTACCAGGCCATCGGCGACGACATCGACGGGTGGACGCCGCACTACTCGGTGGCACCGTCCACCACGATCCCGGTCCTGCGGGCCCGTCCCGACGAGGACGCCGGCTCCCCCGACGGCATCCGCGTCCTGGAACCCGCCCGATGGGGGTTCAAGCCGTCATGGGCCAAGGAGAAGGGCCCCCGGCCGATCAACGCCCGGCTGGAGACGGTCGCCACCAACGGCATGTTTCGCAACGCCATGCGGTCGGCTCGCTGCGTCGTCCCGATGACCGGTTACTACGAGTGGACCGAGGAGGGCGGCAAGAAGGTGCCGCACTGGATCCACGCCGACGGCCGACTGCTCAACGCCGTCTCGGTGGCCGCCGCCAGCAGGACCGATGACGGCTGGCTGGTGACCGTGGCGATCGTCACGACGACGGCCACGGACTCCGCCGGCCAGGTGCACGACCGGATGCCGGTCTTCCTCGACGAGGACGACCTCGACGAATGGCTGACGCCCGGCAAGCTCGACGAGACCGGCGTCAACGGGCTGGTGAGCCTGGCCGGCGAGGACGCCGCCCGGATCGCCGGGCACCTGGACACCTACCGCGTCGATCCCCGGGTCAACAACGTCCGGCGGATCGACCCCTCGGCTCCCGATCTGATCGAGCCCGTCGAGGACCTCTTCGGCATCTGA
- a CDS encoding alpha/beta fold hydrolase gives MALNEVTFLSHDGRDEIRGWIYSPVRPARGIVQIAHGLGEHSRRYLHMITTLLDAGFAVAADDHAGHGATAMASGVWQDTGPDGVETVVVDEKSLHDLAVELHPGLPFVFFGHSWGSMIARGYASRYPEDLAGLALCGIAAGIHGIEQTLDREALDAAIAAGDGTDPDTGFQDQMFDGFTSRCGPDAGPTAWVAADPAVVADHGVDPLNNFGAPMSLRFVRDFALLYDRVNDAAWPAGIPADLPVLILAGEQDPVANYGEGALKAANQLWDTGHEDVETRIYSGVRHEVHNEPATRERVEADLLAFVERVTA, from the coding sequence ATGGCTCTCAACGAGGTGACCTTCCTTTCCCACGACGGCCGCGACGAGATCCGCGGCTGGATCTACTCGCCCGTGCGTCCCGCCCGCGGCATCGTCCAGATCGCCCACGGCCTGGGCGAGCACTCCCGTCGGTACCTTCACATGATCACCACCCTGCTGGACGCCGGCTTCGCGGTCGCCGCCGACGACCACGCCGGTCACGGCGCCACGGCGATGGCGTCGGGGGTGTGGCAGGACACCGGCCCCGACGGCGTCGAGACCGTGGTGGTCGACGAGAAGTCTCTCCACGATCTGGCCGTCGAGCTGCACCCGGGCCTGCCCTTCGTGTTCTTCGGGCACTCGTGGGGTTCGATGATCGCCCGCGGCTACGCCTCCCGGTACCCCGAGGATCTGGCCGGGCTGGCGCTGTGCGGTATCGCGGCCGGGATTCACGGCATCGAGCAGACCCTGGACCGCGAGGCTCTCGACGCCGCGATCGCCGCGGGAGACGGCACCGACCCCGACACCGGCTTCCAGGATCAGATGTTCGACGGCTTCACCTCCCGGTGCGGCCCCGACGCCGGTCCCACCGCCTGGGTGGCCGCCGATCCGGCCGTGGTCGCCGATCACGGCGTCGACCCGCTCAACAATTTCGGTGCGCCGATGTCGTTGCGATTCGTGCGCGACTTCGCGCTCCTCTACGACCGGGTGAATGACGCCGCCTGGCCGGCGGGCATCCCCGCCGACCTGCCGGTGCTCATCCTGGCCGGGGAGCAGGACCCCGTGGCGAACTACGGCGAGGGCGCCCTCAAGGCGGCCAACCAGCTGTGGGACACGGGCCACGAGGATGTCGAGACCCGCATCTACTCCGGGGTGCGCCACGAGGTGCACAACGAGCCGGCCACCCGGGAGCGGGTGGAGGCCGACCTGCTGGCCTTCGTGGAGCGGGTCACCGCCTGA
- the ald gene encoding alanine dehydrogenase, translating to MRIGVPAEVKDNEFRVAITPAGVHALVGHGHQVCVESGAGVGSGIGDAEYLAAGAVLSDDAATVWTDAEMVLKVKEPVAAEYDLLHEGLLLFTYLHLAADKPLAEALLRHRVTSLAYETVETDDHQLPLLSPMSEIAGKLAPQVGANCLMQSHGGNGTLLGGGTGVHKGKVVVLGGGVAGLCAAQIALGMGAGVTVYDVNTARMRYISDISSGHIATEFSTGLGVATACRDADLVIGSVLVPGARTPHLVSNETVAQMKPGSVLVDIAIDQGGCFEDSHPTTHTDPTFRVHDSLFYCVANMPGAVPHTSTMALTNSTLGYATLLADQGWHKAIQTRRDLARGLTTHDRELYSLPVGEALSIPTCNIADLTN from the coding sequence ATGCGCATCGGAGTTCCGGCGGAGGTCAAGGACAACGAATTCCGGGTCGCGATCACGCCGGCCGGAGTGCATGCCCTGGTGGGTCACGGTCATCAGGTGTGCGTCGAGTCGGGGGCCGGCGTCGGGTCGGGGATCGGCGACGCCGAGTACCTGGCGGCAGGAGCGGTCCTCAGTGACGACGCCGCGACGGTGTGGACCGATGCCGAGATGGTGCTCAAGGTCAAGGAGCCCGTCGCCGCCGAGTACGACCTTCTGCACGAGGGCCTTCTGCTGTTCACCTACCTGCATCTGGCCGCCGACAAGCCGCTCGCCGAGGCCCTGCTCCGCCACCGGGTGACGTCGTTGGCCTACGAGACCGTCGAGACCGACGACCATCAGCTGCCGTTGCTCTCGCCGATGTCCGAGATCGCCGGCAAGCTCGCCCCCCAGGTCGGCGCGAACTGCCTGATGCAGTCCCACGGCGGCAACGGGACGCTGCTCGGCGGGGGAACCGGTGTCCACAAGGGCAAGGTCGTCGTTCTCGGTGGCGGGGTCGCCGGGCTCTGCGCCGCCCAGATCGCTCTCGGGATGGGTGCCGGCGTCACCGTCTACGACGTCAATACTGCGCGGATGCGTTACATCTCCGACATCTCGTCGGGCCACATCGCCACCGAGTTCTCCACCGGGCTGGGTGTCGCCACCGCCTGCCGTGATGCCGATCTGGTGATCGGATCGGTGCTGGTTCCGGGCGCACGTACCCCGCACCTGGTCAGCAATGAGACCGTCGCGCAGATGAAGCCGGGATCAGTGCTGGTGGACATCGCCATCGACCAGGGCGGATGCTTCGAGGACTCCCATCCGACCACGCACACCGATCCGACGTTCCGGGTGCATGACTCGCTCTTCTACTGCGTGGCCAATATGCCGGGTGCGGTGCCCCACACCTCGACGATGGCGCTCACCAACTCGACCCTGGGTTACGCCACCCTGCTGGCCGATCAGGGCTGGCACAAGGCCATCCAGACCCGGCGCGATCTTGCTCGCGGCCTGACGACCCACGACCGGGAGCTGTACTCGCTACCGGTGGGCGAGGCCCTGAGCATCCCGACCTGCAATATCGCCGACCTGACGAACTAG